A genomic stretch from Methylorubrum extorquens includes:
- the etfD gene encoding electron transfer flavoprotein ubiquinone oxidoreductase (Evidence 2b : Function from indirect experimental evidences (e.g. phenotypes); PubMedId : 12815589, 8306995, 9294455; Product type e : enzyme), producing MALPEREGMDFDVVIVGAGPAGLAAAIRLKQLSAEKGEELSVVVVEKGGEVGAHILSGAVVDPLGLDTLLPEWRDDPDRPLKTAVERDEFLFLTKNSGVTMPNVFFPKLLSNHGNFVGSLSNTVKWLGAKAEGLGVEIYPGFPASEVLYDERGIVTGIATGDLGISRTGEARDDFTRGMELRAKYTVFGEGARGSLTKTLIERFGLNRNSDHQKYGLGVKELWQLAPNKFEPGLVQHTMGWPLPNKAGGGSWLYHFDDHLLSVGFVTHLNYENPTLSPFEEFQRFKTHPMIAETFEGAKRIGYGARAIMEGGWQSVPKLVFPGGCLVGDSAGFVNVPRIKGSHNAILSGIQAADAIFDALVAGRQGDELTAYEEGWRDSPIGRDLKPVRNVKPLWSKYGTLVGVGLGGLDMWMNTIANASLFGTLGHGKPDHACLKPLSEVTPITYPKPDGKLTFDRLSSVYLSNTNHEEDQPPHLKVKDMELQKRSEHDVYGGPSSRYCPAGVYEWVEDASASDGVRFQINAQNCVHCKTCDIKDPNQNINWVTPEGPGGPNYTNL from the coding sequence ATGGCGCTGCCCGAACGCGAAGGCATGGATTTCGACGTGGTGATCGTCGGCGCGGGACCCGCCGGCCTCGCCGCCGCGATCCGCCTCAAGCAGCTCTCCGCGGAGAAGGGTGAGGAACTCTCGGTCGTCGTCGTCGAGAAGGGCGGCGAGGTCGGCGCGCACATCCTCTCCGGCGCCGTGGTCGATCCGCTCGGCCTCGACACGCTGCTGCCCGAGTGGCGCGACGATCCCGACCGGCCACTCAAGACGGCGGTGGAGCGCGACGAGTTCCTGTTCCTCACGAAGAACAGCGGCGTCACCATGCCGAACGTGTTCTTCCCCAAGCTGCTGTCGAACCACGGTAATTTCGTCGGTTCGCTCTCGAACACCGTGAAGTGGCTCGGCGCCAAGGCGGAAGGTCTCGGCGTCGAGATCTATCCCGGCTTCCCGGCTTCCGAAGTGCTCTACGACGAGCGCGGCATCGTCACCGGCATCGCCACGGGTGATCTCGGCATCTCCCGCACCGGCGAGGCGCGCGACGACTTCACCCGCGGTATGGAGCTGCGCGCCAAGTACACGGTGTTCGGCGAGGGCGCGCGCGGCTCGCTCACCAAGACGCTGATCGAGCGGTTCGGGCTCAACCGCAACAGCGACCACCAGAAATACGGACTGGGCGTCAAGGAGCTGTGGCAGCTCGCGCCGAACAAGTTCGAGCCGGGATTGGTGCAGCACACGATGGGCTGGCCGCTGCCGAACAAGGCGGGCGGCGGCTCGTGGCTCTACCATTTCGACGACCATCTGCTCTCGGTCGGCTTCGTGACGCACCTGAATTACGAGAACCCGACCCTGTCGCCGTTCGAGGAGTTCCAGCGCTTCAAGACCCACCCGATGATCGCCGAGACCTTCGAGGGGGCCAAGCGCATCGGCTACGGCGCCCGCGCGATCATGGAGGGCGGCTGGCAATCGGTGCCGAAGCTCGTCTTCCCCGGCGGCTGCCTCGTCGGCGATTCCGCCGGCTTCGTGAACGTGCCGCGCATCAAGGGCTCGCACAACGCGATCCTGTCCGGCATCCAGGCGGCGGACGCGATCTTCGACGCGCTCGTCGCCGGCCGTCAGGGCGATGAGCTGACCGCCTACGAGGAGGGCTGGCGCGACAGCCCGATCGGGCGCGACCTCAAGCCGGTGCGCAACGTCAAGCCGCTCTGGTCGAAATACGGCACGCTCGTCGGCGTGGGGCTCGGTGGGCTCGACATGTGGATGAACACGATCGCCAACGCCTCGCTGTTCGGGACGCTGGGCCACGGCAAGCCGGACCATGCCTGCCTCAAACCCCTCTCCGAGGTGACGCCGATCACCTACCCGAAGCCCGACGGCAAGCTCACCTTCGATCGGCTCTCCTCGGTGTATCTGTCGAACACCAACCACGAGGAGGATCAGCCGCCCCACCTCAAGGTGAAGGACATGGAGCTGCAGAAGCGGTCCGAGCACGACGTCTACGGCGGCCCGTCGAGCCGCTACTGCCCGGCCGGCGTCTACGAGTGGGTGGAGGATGCCTCCGCCAGCGATGGCGTGCGCTTCCAGATCAATGCGCAGAACTGCGTCCACTGCAAGACGTGCGACATCAAGGACCCGAACCAGAACATCAACTGGGTCACCCCGGAGGGCCCGGGCGGGCCGAACTACACCAACCTGTAA
- a CDS encoding protein of unknown function (Evidence 5 : Unknown function) produces MEGGERPDLAAVAEAIRVEASARLEDAVLGAGQRLRRGRAETDEDVGVGEFDLALDEGAADRDLLRGRVAVARRAPGHDVGDVGARPVETDRRHHPVEELAGASHERLADPVLVGPRCLADEHHPRLRIAVGEDEVLGSEAQAAALEAAQQLFQFVEGLHLRGPCPRIVRRLAGLGAGRVAIGTGGLARGRVAARQLTPERQGRLFRGGGVTLRRLAARWKGLAARFERLTAWFKGLAARFKGLAARGRLGLRGGVSSNGLGLGEAVVGLLVEDRVDACRDMEVEEGDQVASGVGIRVVCRHRFHVAWERPVDNARMRPADRRTCALRMPLASPCACLPLPERPCLLTLESLERHLDNESSRSGARCPNGRRRNEDGAARTRRHGFRRGDRRRGTRRPRRRDPPQAALRGEG; encoded by the coding sequence ATGGAGGGTGGCGAGCGCCCGGATCTCGCGGCCGTCGCCGAGGCGATACGGGTAGAAGCGTCCGCGCGCCTTGAGGATGCCGTCCTTGGTGCCGGTCAGCGTCTGCGTCGCGGGCGCGCCGAGACAGACGAGGATGTCGGGGTTGGCGAGTTCGATCTGGCGCTCGACGAAGGGGCGGCAGATCGAGATCTCCTGCGGGGTCGGGTTGCGGTTGCCCGGCGGGCGCCAGGGCACGACGTTGGAGATGTAGGCGCTCGTCCGGTCGAGACCGATCGCCGCCATCATCCGGTCGAGGAGCTGGCCGGAGCGTCCCATGAACGGCTTGCCGATCCGGTCCTCGTCGGCCCCCGGTGCCTCGCCGACGAACATCACCCGCGCTTGCGGATTGCCGTCGGCGAAGACGAGGTTCTTGGCAGTGAAGCGCAGGCCGCAGCCCTCGAAGCCGCGCAGCAGCTCTTCCAGTTCGTCGAGGGTCTTCATCTGCGCGGCCCGTGCCCGCGCATCGTCCGCCGCCTCGCCGGGCTTGGCGCCGGCCGCGTTGCCATAGGTACGGGGGGGCTCGCGCGCGGGCGCGTCGCGGCTCGGCAGCTCACGCCGGAACGCCAGGGGCGGCTCTTCCGCGGAGGGGGCGTCACGCTGCGCCGGCTCGCTGCGCGGTGGAAGGGGCTCGCGGCGCGCTTCGAGCGGCTCACGGCGTGGTTCAAGGGGCTCGCGGCGCGGTTCAAGGGGCTCGCGGCGCGTGGCCGGCTCGGCCTGCGAGGCGGCGTCAGCTCGAACGGACTCGGCCTCGGCGAAGCGGTCGTGGGGCTGCTCGTCGAGGACCGCGTCGACGCCTGCCGCGACATGGAAGTCGAGGAAGGAGATCAGGTCGCCTCTGGCGTCGGTATCCGCGTGGTTTGCCGTCATCGTTTCCATGTGGCGTGGGAGCGACCTGTGGACAACGCCCGGATGCGTCCTGCGGATCGTCGCACGTGTGCCCTCCGCATGCCCCTGGCATCCCCCTGCGCCTGCCTGCCGCTACCCGAACGGCCTTGCCTTCTTACCTTGGAATCGCTTGAGAGACATCTTGACAATGAATCGAGCCGGAGCGGCGCCCGATGCCCGAACGGCCGCAGGAGGAATGAGGATGGCGCTGCCCGAACGCGAAGGCATGGATTTCGACGTGGTGATCGTCGGCGCGGGACCCGCCGGCCTCGCCGCCGCGATCCGCCTCAAGCAGCTCTCCGCGGAGAAGGGTGA
- a CDS encoding putative phage DNA polymerase (Evidence 3 : Putative function from multiple computational evidences; Product type e : enzyme) yields MTANHADTDARGDLISFLDFHVAAGVDAVLDEQPHDRFAEAESVRADAASQAEPATRREPLEPRREPLEPRREPLEARREPLPPRSEPAQRDAPSAEEPPLAFRRELPSRDAPAREPPRTYGNAAGAKPGEAADDARARAAQMKTLDELEELLRGFEGCGLRFTAKNLVFADGNPQARVMFVGEAPGADEDRIGKPFMGRSGQLLDRMMAAIGLDRTSAYISNVVPWRPPGNRNPTPQEISICRPFVERQIELANPDILVCLGAPATQTLTGTKDGILKARGRFYPYRLGDGREIRALATLHPAYLLRQPVQKRLAWRDFRMLKSALDGSAAGK; encoded by the coding sequence ATGACGGCAAACCACGCGGATACCGACGCCAGAGGCGACCTGATCTCCTTCCTCGACTTCCATGTCGCGGCAGGCGTCGACGCGGTCCTCGACGAGCAGCCCCACGACCGCTTCGCCGAGGCCGAGTCCGTTCGAGCTGACGCCGCCTCGCAGGCCGAGCCGGCCACGCGCCGCGAGCCCCTTGAACCGCGCCGCGAGCCCCTTGAACCACGCCGTGAGCCGCTCGAAGCGCGCCGCGAGCCCCTTCCACCGCGCAGCGAGCCGGCGCAGCGTGACGCCCCCTCCGCGGAAGAGCCGCCCCTGGCGTTCCGGCGTGAGCTGCCGAGCCGCGACGCGCCCGCGCGCGAGCCCCCCCGTACCTATGGCAACGCGGCCGGCGCCAAGCCCGGCGAGGCGGCGGACGATGCGCGGGCACGGGCCGCGCAGATGAAGACCCTCGACGAACTGGAAGAGCTGCTGCGCGGCTTCGAGGGCTGCGGCCTGCGCTTCACTGCCAAGAACCTCGTCTTCGCCGACGGCAATCCGCAAGCGCGGGTGATGTTCGTCGGCGAGGCACCGGGGGCCGACGAGGACCGGATCGGCAAGCCGTTCATGGGACGCTCCGGCCAGCTCCTCGACCGGATGATGGCGGCGATCGGTCTCGACCGGACGAGCGCCTACATCTCCAACGTCGTGCCCTGGCGCCCGCCGGGCAACCGCAACCCGACCCCGCAGGAGATCTCGATCTGCCGCCCCTTCGTCGAGCGCCAGATCGAACTCGCCAACCCCGACATCCTCGTCTGTCTCGGCGCGCCCGCGACGCAGACGCTGACCGGCACCAAGGACGGCATCCTCAAGGCGCGCGGACGCTTCTACCCGTATCGCCTCGGCGACGGCCGCGAGATCCGGGCGCTCGCCACCCTCCATCCGGCCTACCTGCTGCGCCAGCCGGTGCAGAAGCGCCTCGCCTGGCGCGACTTCCGCATGCTGAAGAGCGCCCTCGACGGGAGCGCCGCGGGCAAGTAG
- a CDS encoding conserved protein of unknown function (Evidence 4 : Unknown function but conserved in other organisms), whose product MRWDDFRASENVEDRRGEGGGGGGFPGGGMGGLGIGTIVVVLLISWVTGINPAILLGGAQQMTGGGQQREQRVDPETQARRGEAPTDRAGQFASKILGNTEDVWNEILPNQTGRPYKPTTMVLYQGGTRSGCGMAQAAMGPFYCPLDKKVYIDLGFFKEMQTKFGVKGDFAYAYVIAHEVGHHVQDVLGILGKVQSRQQNASSKTEANQLSVRVELMADCLAGVWAKNSNDRWNALDQNDIKEALNAASAIGDDKLQEKSQGYAVPDSFTHGSSEQRMRWFMTGYKSGQTKSCDTFRASRG is encoded by the coding sequence ATGCGCTGGGACGATTTTCGCGCCTCTGAGAACGTCGAAGACCGGCGCGGCGAGGGCGGCGGCGGGGGCGGCTTCCCCGGCGGCGGCATGGGCGGCCTCGGCATCGGCACGATCGTCGTCGTGCTGCTGATCTCCTGGGTCACCGGCATCAACCCGGCGATTCTGCTCGGCGGCGCGCAGCAGATGACCGGCGGCGGGCAGCAGCGCGAGCAGCGGGTCGATCCCGAGACGCAGGCCCGGCGCGGCGAGGCGCCGACCGATCGCGCCGGCCAGTTCGCCTCGAAGATCCTCGGCAACACCGAAGATGTGTGGAACGAGATTCTGCCGAACCAGACCGGGCGGCCATACAAGCCGACGACGATGGTGCTCTACCAGGGCGGCACCCGTTCGGGATGCGGCATGGCCCAGGCCGCGATGGGGCCGTTCTACTGCCCGCTCGACAAGAAGGTCTATATCGACCTCGGCTTCTTCAAGGAGATGCAGACCAAGTTCGGCGTGAAGGGCGATTTCGCCTATGCCTACGTCATCGCCCACGAGGTCGGCCACCACGTGCAGGACGTGCTCGGCATCCTCGGCAAGGTGCAGAGCCGCCAGCAGAACGCGAGCAGCAAGACGGAAGCGAACCAGCTCTCCGTGCGCGTCGAGCTGATGGCCGACTGCCTCGCCGGCGTCTGGGCCAAGAACTCGAACGACCGCTGGAACGCCCTCGACCAGAACGACATCAAGGAGGCGCTCAACGCCGCCAGCGCCATCGGCGACGACAAGCTGCAGGAAAAGTCGCAAGGCTACGCCGTGCCGGATTCCTTCACCCACGGCTCCTCCGAGCAGCGGATGCGCTGGTTCATGACCGGCTACAAGAGCGGCCAGACCAAGTCCTGCGACACCTTCCGCGCCAGCCGCGGCTGA
- the maa gene encoding maltose o-acetyltransferase (Evidence 2b : Function from indirect experimental evidences (e.g. phenotypes); PubMedId : 9600841; Product type e : enzyme) yields the protein MAETARELMLAGKPYRGDDPELIALRNAAKRRLLRLNAMEPEDAAGREAVIRELLGSAGRNPTICPGFACDYGGNITVGDDFFCNFNCVFLDCAPITIGHRAQIAPMVQLYTAEHPLDRAARAAFWESARPITIGDDVWIGGGAIVLPGITVGDGAVIGAGAVVTRDVAPYAVVAGNPAKVVKWTKE from the coding sequence ATGGCCGAGACCGCGCGCGAGCTGATGCTCGCCGGAAAGCCCTATCGCGGCGACGATCCGGAACTGATCGCGCTTCGCAACGCCGCCAAGCGGCGGCTCCTGCGGCTCAACGCCATGGAGCCCGAGGATGCGGCCGGCCGCGAGGCGGTGATCCGCGAGCTTCTCGGATCGGCGGGACGCAACCCGACGATCTGCCCCGGATTCGCCTGCGACTACGGCGGCAACATCACGGTCGGCGACGACTTCTTCTGCAACTTCAACTGCGTCTTCCTCGACTGCGCCCCGATCACCATCGGCCACCGCGCGCAGATCGCCCCGATGGTGCAGCTCTACACCGCCGAGCACCCGCTCGACCGCGCCGCGCGGGCCGCGTTCTGGGAGTCGGCCCGGCCCATCACCATCGGCGACGACGTATGGATCGGCGGCGGCGCGATCGTGCTGCCCGGCATCACCGTCGGCGACGGGGCGGTGATCGGCGCGGGCGCGGTGGTGACCCGCGACGTGGCGCCCTACGCGGTCGTGGCGGGAAACCCGGCAAAGGTCGTGAAGTGGACGAAGGAGTGA
- the ate gene encoding Putative arginyl-tRNA--protein transferase (R-transferase) (Arginyltransferase) (Evidence 3 : Putative function from multiple computational evidences; PubMedId : 12597275; Product type e : enzyme) gives MTSHPRDTPQFYLTAPSPCPYLPGQEERKVFTHLVGRRARDLNEILTQGGFRRSQTIAYRPACETCRACVSVRVVVEDFAITGSQRRILQRNAELIGTPEPNRPASEQYALFRRYLDARHGDGGMVDMTVLDYAMMIEDSHVDTHLVVYRERGPDSAIHGRGVGAPVAVCLTDVLADGLSMVYSFYDPDEASRSLGTYMILDHIRRARALGLPYLYLGYWVDGSRKMDYKAKFKPQERLMPQGWVRVE, from the coding sequence GTGACGAGCCATCCGCGCGACACACCGCAGTTCTACCTGACGGCGCCCTCCCCTTGCCCCTACCTGCCGGGCCAGGAGGAGCGGAAGGTGTTCACCCACCTCGTGGGGCGGCGGGCCCGGGACCTCAACGAGATCCTGACCCAGGGCGGCTTCCGCCGTTCGCAGACCATCGCCTACCGCCCGGCCTGCGAGACCTGCCGCGCCTGCGTCTCGGTGCGGGTGGTGGTGGAGGATTTCGCCATCACCGGGAGCCAGCGGCGCATCCTCCAGCGCAATGCCGAACTCATCGGCACGCCGGAGCCCAACCGTCCGGCCTCCGAGCAATACGCCCTGTTCCGCCGCTATCTCGATGCCCGCCACGGCGATGGCGGCATGGTCGACATGACGGTGCTCGACTACGCGATGATGATCGAGGACAGCCACGTCGACACGCATCTCGTGGTCTACCGCGAGCGCGGCCCCGACAGCGCGATCCACGGCCGCGGCGTCGGCGCGCCCGTCGCAGTCTGCCTCACCGACGTTCTCGCCGACGGCCTGTCGATGGTCTACTCGTTCTACGATCCCGACGAGGCGAGCCGCAGCCTCGGTACCTACATGATCCTCGACCACATCCGCCGGGCCCGCGCCCTCGGCCTGCCGTATCTGTATCTCGGCTACTGGGTCGATGGCTCCCGCAAGATGGACTACAAGGCCAAGTTCAAGCCGCAGGAGCGGCTGATGCCTCAGGGCTGGGTACGGGTGGAGTAG